The following proteins are encoded in a genomic region of Thioclava nitratireducens:
- a CDS encoding heavy metal translocating P-type ATPase, with product MEQRGTDRFKLALLALAAAALIVGLAFWFAGAEAMAKASWVVGVVPTLAALVYEISRSLRRGEVGLDIVAALSMTAALVFDETLAAAVVAVMYSGGTFLESFAEGRARREMHDLLSRVPRTATRHRDGELEDISLDEIAPGDRLLIHQGNVVPVDGTLASETAFLDTSALTGESLPVRLAHGGDIMSGSTNAGEAFDLIAVRPAKDSTYAGIVRLVEEAQASKAPMSRLADRWSLGFLVVTVAIAFAAWWFTGDPIRAVAVLVVATPCPLILAVPVALVAGLSRAAHYGVLIKGAGPLETMARIRTLILDKTGTLTDGRPQIVSIDSHDGMEEDEILRLAAALDQASKHPVAQAIVAEAKERGFTLPVPSDVAEIAGEGVVGHVEGRKVFVGGDDFVAARVGRKPGDHPAMAAGAVLVAVAVDGRMAGHLVMADPLREGAGAMLDGLRQEGIARILLATGDRTDVAERVTEGLGLDGLRAGLTPDQKVLLVLSERKNGPVMMVGDGVNDAPALAAADVGVAMGARGAAASAEAADVVLLVDRIDQLRAGIEIAASSRRIAFESVAAGIGLSVLGMIAAAYGYLTPVEGAILQEVIDVAVILNALRALRIRPE from the coding sequence ATGGAACAGCGCGGAACCGACCGTTTCAAGCTCGCTCTTCTCGCGCTCGCCGCAGCGGCCCTGATCGTGGGGCTCGCCTTCTGGTTCGCGGGCGCCGAGGCCATGGCAAAAGCGAGCTGGGTCGTCGGCGTTGTGCCCACCCTCGCCGCGCTGGTTTACGAAATCTCGCGCAGCCTGAGGCGCGGCGAAGTCGGTCTGGATATCGTGGCCGCGCTCTCGATGACCGCCGCGCTTGTCTTTGACGAAACACTCGCGGCCGCGGTCGTGGCGGTGATGTATTCCGGCGGCACGTTCCTCGAAAGCTTCGCCGAAGGCCGCGCCCGGCGGGAGATGCACGACCTGCTTTCCCGCGTCCCTCGGACCGCGACGCGTCACCGCGACGGCGAGCTGGAAGATATCTCCCTCGACGAGATCGCCCCCGGGGACCGCCTGCTGATCCATCAGGGCAACGTGGTGCCCGTGGACGGGACCTTGGCGTCCGAGACGGCTTTTCTGGACACATCGGCGCTGACCGGAGAGTCCTTGCCAGTGCGTCTTGCGCACGGGGGCGACATCATGAGCGGCTCGACCAACGCGGGCGAAGCCTTCGACCTTATCGCGGTGCGGCCCGCGAAGGACAGCACCTATGCCGGGATCGTCCGGCTGGTCGAGGAAGCGCAGGCCTCGAAGGCGCCGATGTCGCGGCTGGCGGATCGCTGGTCTCTGGGCTTTCTCGTGGTCACCGTCGCCATCGCCTTCGCCGCGTGGTGGTTCACCGGAGACCCGATCCGGGCCGTCGCCGTTCTGGTGGTCGCGACGCCCTGCCCGCTCATCCTCGCCGTACCGGTCGCGCTGGTCGCGGGCCTCTCGCGCGCGGCGCATTACGGCGTGCTCATCAAGGGTGCGGGCCCGCTTGAGACGATGGCGCGTATACGCACGCTGATCCTCGACAAGACCGGGACTCTGACCGACGGCCGCCCGCAGATCGTGTCCATCGACAGCCATGACGGGATGGAGGAGGACGAGATCCTGCGCCTCGCCGCAGCGCTCGATCAGGCGTCGAAACACCCCGTAGCACAGGCGATCGTCGCTGAGGCAAAAGAGCGCGGCTTCACCCTGCCCGTCCCCTCGGATGTGGCTGAAATCGCCGGCGAGGGAGTCGTCGGCCATGTCGAGGGGCGCAAGGTCTTCGTCGGCGGTGACGATTTCGTAGCGGCGCGGGTCGGGCGCAAACCGGGCGATCACCCAGCGATGGCCGCCGGGGCGGTTCTCGTCGCCGTCGCAGTGGATGGCCGGATGGCCGGGCATCTGGTAATGGCCGATCCGCTGCGCGAAGGTGCGGGCGCGATGCTCGACGGGCTGCGTCAAGAGGGGATCGCCCGCATCCTGCTCGCGACCGGCGACCGGACGGACGTCGCCGAGCGTGTGACCGAGGGCCTCGGCCTCGACGGGTTGCGCGCGGGCCTCACACCGGACCAGAAAGTTCTCCTCGTGCTCTCCGAGCGCAAGAACGGGCCGGTCATGATGGTGGGCGACGGCGTGAACGACGCGCCCGCCCTCGCCGCGGCAGATGTCGGCGTCGCCATGGGCGCACGCGGGGCCGCCGCCTCGGCCGAAGCGGCGGATGTGGTGCTTCTCGTCGACCGGATCGATCAACTCCGCGCGGGCATCGAAATCGCCGCTTCCTCGCGGCGGATCGCCTTCGAGAGCGTCGCCGCCGGGATCGGGCTCTCCGTGCTCGGTATGATCGCGGCCGCCTACGGCTACCTGACCCCGGTCGAGGGGGCGATTTTGCAGGAGGTGATCGACGTCGCCGTCATCCTCAACGCCTTGCGCGCCCTCCGGATCAGGCCCGAGTGA
- a CDS encoding MFS transporter: MTRDDSASKPAELRHRIMAGFIGNVVEWYDFALYGYLAGVIAPVFFPSNDPTAGLIATYGIFAAGFLMRPLGAAVFGWFGDRYGRARTMQISVVMMAMPTLFLGILPTYAQVGVLAPALLVLVRLLQGLSVGGEFSSSATYLVETAPLKKRGLTGSWANIGSMSGSLLGVGAAALVTNLFDAQTLADWAWRLPFLGGALLGTVAILIRRNLHMSEHFRQHQEGRDETSPLLEAFTTNRKETLLAVAFAASYGTCYYIAFVYLPEWLSGQGLMARDTALLINTAMTVLVIPAMPLAAIVGDRWLPRRVWIALAIGSLALAAWPLHEWMLASGGAILPVVVAHAVSFLLLAVPLGSGPALFAEMFPERDRLSGYSVAFNIGLGIFGGLTPMIATSLIAATGLVTAPALYMLVAGLIAVVALVFTPDRSRAPLR; encoded by the coding sequence ATGACGCGGGACGACAGCGCATCCAAACCGGCAGAGCTTCGGCACCGGATCATGGCGGGCTTCATCGGCAACGTGGTCGAATGGTATGACTTCGCGCTCTATGGCTATCTGGCGGGCGTCATCGCCCCGGTCTTCTTCCCCTCGAACGACCCGACCGCGGGCCTGATTGCAACCTACGGGATTTTCGCGGCCGGGTTCCTGATGCGTCCGCTAGGCGCGGCGGTGTTCGGGTGGTTCGGCGACCGCTACGGGCGCGCCCGAACGATGCAGATCTCGGTCGTGATGATGGCGATGCCGACGCTGTTTCTGGGCATATTACCGACCTATGCGCAGGTCGGCGTGCTGGCGCCGGCACTTCTGGTTCTGGTGCGGCTGCTGCAGGGCCTGTCGGTCGGTGGGGAGTTCTCGTCCTCGGCGACTTATCTTGTCGAAACCGCGCCCCTGAAGAAACGCGGCCTGACGGGGAGCTGGGCCAATATCGGCTCCATGTCGGGATCACTTCTCGGGGTCGGGGCGGCGGCGCTGGTGACGAACCTGTTCGACGCGCAGACGCTCGCCGATTGGGCGTGGCGCCTGCCCTTCCTTGGGGGCGCACTCCTCGGGACGGTGGCGATCCTGATCCGCCGCAACCTGCACATGTCCGAGCATTTCCGGCAGCATCAGGAGGGGCGCGACGAGACGTCTCCCCTTCTCGAAGCCTTCACGACGAACCGTAAAGAGACGCTTCTGGCTGTGGCCTTCGCGGCCAGTTACGGCACCTGCTACTACATCGCCTTTGTCTATCTTCCGGAATGGCTGTCCGGCCAGGGCTTGATGGCGCGAGACACGGCGCTTCTGATCAACACCGCGATGACGGTCCTCGTGATCCCCGCGATGCCACTGGCGGCGATCGTGGGCGACCGGTGGCTGCCGCGCAGGGTCTGGATCGCTCTGGCGATCGGGTCGTTGGCGCTGGCCGCGTGGCCCTTGCACGAATGGATGCTCGCGTCAGGCGGCGCGATTCTGCCCGTGGTGGTGGCGCATGCGGTGAGCTTCCTGCTCCTGGCCGTACCGCTGGGATCGGGGCCCGCCCTGTTCGCGGAGATGTTCCCCGAGCGGGACCGGCTCTCGGGCTATTCCGTGGCCTTCAACATCGGCCTCGGCATCTTCGGAGGTCTCACCCCGATGATCGCCACGAGCCTCATCGCCGCGACGGGCCTCGTCACCGCCCCCGCGCTCTACATGCTCGTGGCGGGCTTGATCGCTGTGGTCGCACTCGTCTTCACCCCGGATCGCAGCCGCGCGCCCTTGCGCTGA
- a CDS encoding glycine zipper 2TM domain-containing protein, giving the protein MRFFLLVLPAALSVAACNPTPGPYATGPYNGPAPGTRTTYNYESVEYGRIVAMQPVTMRRTSDGDQIVGAVTGGLVGAVIGHQLGSGKGKDVMTGVGAIAGTIVGSNIASQGGTYTSYAWTVRLDNGGSITVIQMSNQFRVGDRVSVVRSGNQVYLR; this is encoded by the coding sequence ATGCGTTTCTTTCTTCTTGTCCTGCCGGCGGCGCTGAGCGTCGCTGCGTGCAACCCGACGCCCGGTCCCTATGCGACCGGGCCCTATAACGGCCCGGCCCCCGGTACGCGCACCACCTACAATTACGAGAGTGTGGAATACGGCCGCATCGTCGCGATGCAGCCGGTCACGATGCGCCGGACCAGTGACGGCGACCAGATCGTCGGCGCGGTCACGGGCGGTCTCGTCGGTGCCGTGATTGGCCATCAGCTCGGCTCAGGGAAAGGCAAGGACGTGATGACCGGCGTCGGCGCGATCGCGGGCACGATCGTCGGCAGCAACATCGCCAGCCAGGGCGGCACCTACACCTCCTATGCGTGGACCGTGCGGCTCGACAATGGCGGCTCGATCACCGTGATCCAGATGTCGAACCAGTTCCGCGTCGGCGACAGGGTGAGCGTCGTGCGCAGCGGCAACCAGGTCTACCTGCGATAG
- a CDS encoding HAD-IIA family hydrolase, with the protein MTMTAQEALVAYERARHRLPSPGLAKTSRMARDLSELADLFDVFLLDAFGVLNIGETAIEGTPERVAALQAAGKRVMVVSNAAGFPHDTLMQKYTRLGYSFAPEDVVTSRAALVSALRTASPRAWGLMASRAAGIGELDAFDVTWLAEDRAAYDAVEGFLLIGAAEWTEERHALLEASLRDNPRPVWVGNPDIVAPREIGFTQEPGHFAHRLADATGIAPEFFGKPFTNIYDLAFARLGPVDPARVLMVGDSLHTDILGAQAAGVRSALIAGYGFFGGEDAQAAIATCGICPDFVLQRP; encoded by the coding sequence ATGACAATGACAGCGCAGGAAGCGCTTGTGGCCTATGAGCGCGCGCGCCACAGACTGCCCTCCCCCGGGCTGGCCAAGACGAGCCGGATGGCCCGCGACCTCTCGGAGCTTGCCGATCTGTTCGACGTCTTTCTGCTCGATGCGTTCGGCGTTCTCAATATCGGCGAGACCGCCATCGAGGGCACGCCCGAGCGCGTCGCGGCGCTGCAAGCGGCGGGCAAGCGGGTAATGGTCGTGTCGAATGCGGCGGGCTTCCCGCACGACACCCTGATGCAAAAATACACAAGGCTCGGCTACAGCTTCGCACCCGAGGACGTCGTCACCAGCCGTGCCGCCCTCGTCTCCGCCCTGCGCACCGCCTCTCCTCGCGCCTGGGGTCTGATGGCGAGCCGCGCGGCCGGGATCGGCGAGTTGGACGCGTTCGATGTCACATGGCTCGCCGAAGACCGTGCCGCCTACGACGCGGTCGAGGGCTTCCTGCTGATCGGCGCGGCGGAATGGACCGAGGAGCGGCACGCCCTGCTCGAAGCCTCTCTGCGCGACAACCCGCGCCCGGTCTGGGTCGGCAATCCCGACATCGTCGCCCCGCGCGAGATCGGTTTCACGCAGGAACCGGGGCACTTTGCCCACCGGCTCGCCGATGCGACGGGCATCGCGCCGGAGTTCTTCGGCAAGCCCTTCACCAATATCTACGATCTCGCCTTCGCGCGTCTCGGCCCGGTCGACCCCGCGCGCGTGCTGATGGTCGGCGACAGCCTGCACACCGACATTCTCGGCGCACAGGCCGCCGGTGTTCGCTCTGCCCTGATCGCGGGATACGGGTTCTTCGGCGGCGAGGACGCGCAAGCGGCAATCGCGACCTGCGGCATCTGTCCGGACTTCGTGCTGCAACGCCCGTGA
- a CDS encoding sulfotransferase family 2 domain-containing protein has protein sequence MLIRKHKLVFVHIPKTGGSSIVRSLKPHRDLRSIASRRLNKTLNSLHIPYRLNGIDTQVHASAQDYADVLGRGFERYFSFAIVRNPFDWMVSLYHFSLKRRKTDVSFRDFVHTCSAKAQADYITDDNGEVIVSFVGRFERLAKDFQAASEKIGLDLHLPHLNATDHEHFSRYYDDETREIVARRYKRDFDIFGYCDLPRDFSSTRPAPLGALVHNESLQV, from the coding sequence ATGTTGATCCGAAAACATAAGCTGGTCTTTGTTCATATCCCGAAGACTGGTGGATCGAGTATTGTGAGGTCACTAAAGCCACATCGCGACCTTCGCAGCATTGCGTCTAGGCGACTCAACAAAACCTTGAACAGCCTACACATCCCATACAGGCTCAACGGGATTGACACGCAGGTCCATGCGTCGGCTCAAGATTATGCCGATGTTTTGGGGAGAGGCTTTGAGCGGTATTTCTCTTTCGCGATAGTCAGGAACCCCTTTGACTGGATGGTTTCGCTCTATCATTTCAGCTTGAAGCGCCGAAAGACAGACGTCAGCTTTCGCGACTTCGTGCATACTTGCTCTGCGAAAGCACAGGCGGATTACATCACCGATGACAATGGAGAGGTCATTGTGTCTTTTGTAGGACGCTTTGAACGCTTGGCGAAGGACTTTCAAGCCGCTTCAGAGAAGATTGGCCTTGATCTGCATTTACCGCACCTTAACGCGACGGATCACGAGCATTTCAGCCGATATTATGATGACGAAACCAGAGAAATAGTCGCGAGACGCTACAAGCGAGACTTCGATATTTTCGGCTATTGTGACCTGCCACGGGATTTTTCCTCCACCCGACCTGCCCCCCTTGGGGCCCTCGTTCATAACGAGAGTCTGCAGGTTTGA
- a CDS encoding SMP-30/gluconolactonase/LRE family protein, giving the protein MSVFDDRVCELGEGPFWHPERSQFFWFDILNRRLLTRDANGPSEWQFEGMASAAGWVDRERMILATEIGLSLFNIAEGTLEPLIEVEGDDPGTRSNDGRADRQGGFWFGTMGKKAERRRGAIYRYYRGELRRLVTEISIPNAICFTPDGRTAYFADTPSHKVWRQPLDADGWPEGERRPFLDLSAEGLYPDGAVVDAEGGLWCALWSSGRVARFDAEGRMTHHLDLPGKNSTCPAFGGADMRDLLVTSALEGMTDPDAAQGLTYLLRAPFVGIPEPCVIL; this is encoded by the coding sequence ATGAGCGTGTTTGACGACAGGGTTTGCGAACTGGGCGAAGGGCCGTTCTGGCATCCCGAGCGTAGCCAGTTCTTCTGGTTCGACATCCTGAACCGCAGGCTGCTGACGCGCGATGCCAACGGTCCGAGCGAATGGCAGTTCGAGGGCATGGCCTCGGCCGCGGGCTGGGTGGACCGCGAGCGGATGATCCTCGCGACCGAGATCGGGCTGTCTCTGTTCAACATTGCCGAGGGGACGCTCGAGCCGCTCATCGAGGTGGAAGGCGACGATCCCGGCACCCGCTCGAATGACGGGCGCGCGGATCGGCAGGGCGGCTTCTGGTTCGGCACGATGGGCAAAAAGGCCGAGCGACGGCGCGGTGCGATCTACCGCTATTACCGCGGCGAGCTACGTCGTCTGGTCACGGAGATTTCGATCCCCAACGCGATTTGCTTCACGCCGGATGGGCGGACTGCCTATTTCGCAGATACGCCCAGCCACAAGGTCTGGCGTCAGCCGCTGGATGCGGATGGCTGGCCCGAGGGGGAGCGGAGACCTTTTCTCGACCTCTCGGCCGAGGGCCTCTATCCCGACGGCGCGGTGGTCGATGCCGAGGGTGGCCTCTGGTGCGCGCTGTGGAGTTCCGGGCGCGTGGCCCGCTTCGATGCGGAAGGTCGTATGACCCACCATCTCGATCTGCCCGGGAAGAACAGCACCTGTCCGGCCTTCGGCGGCGCGGATATGCGCGACCTGCTGGTTACGAGCGCGCTGGAGGGCATGACCGACCCGGATGCGGCGCAAGGGCTGACCTATCTTCTGCGCGCGCCGTTCGTGGGCATTCCCGAGCCGTGCGTGATCTTGTGA
- a CDS encoding IS3 family transposase (programmed frameshift), whose translation MRKSRFTEAQIIGMIKEQEAGMPTADVCRRHGLSPATFYKFKAKYGGMELSEAARLKALEDENAKLKRLLADTMLDNVVLKDLPGKELTTLTRRREAALRAMRDHDISQRRACQLVGVDPKTVRRTRPPDCPEIREEMKEIAGKRRRFGYRRIGILLERKGMTMNHKKLYRLYREEGLSVKRRRGRKRARGSRTPMPAAAHPNARWSLDFLADSFGASRKFRILAVIDDCCRENLCLVADTSISGKRVARELDALVRIYGKPACIVSDNGTEFTSRAILRWADQNAIPWHYIDPGKPQQNAFIESFNGSLRDELLNEEIFDTLDDARRKLALWRYDYNAVRPHSSLGNQTPLEARRTLEQFEGSAPGALAHNNRSDYQSQTCRLSL comes from the exons ATGCGAAAAAGCCGTTTCACCGAGGCGCAGATTATTGGGATGATCAAGGAGCAGGAGGCAGGCATGCCGACAGCTGATGTGTGCCGCAGGCATGGCCTCAGCCCGGCGACCTTTTACAAGTTCAAGGCCAAGTATGGTGGCATGGAGCTCTCCGAGGCAGCCAGGCTGAAGGCGCTCGAAGACGAAAACGCCAAGCTCAAACGTCTGTTGGCCGACACCATGCTCGACAACGTGGTTCTGAAGGATCTGC CTGGGAAAGAACTGACGACATTGACCAGGCGGCGAGAGGCGGCGCTCAGGGCGATGCGGGATCATGACATCTCGCAGCGTCGGGCCTGCCAGCTTGTCGGTGTCGACCCCAAGACGGTCCGGCGCACACGCCCGCCGGACTGCCCCGAGATCCGCGAGGAGATGAAGGAGATCGCCGGGAAGCGGCGCCGGTTTGGCTATCGCCGGATCGGCATCCTGCTTGAGCGCAAGGGCATGACCATGAACCACAAGAAGCTGTATCGGCTCTATCGCGAGGAAGGGCTATCGGTGAAGCGACGGCGTGGACGCAAGCGGGCTCGCGGGTCACGCACGCCGATGCCTGCGGCGGCGCATCCCAATGCGCGCTGGTCGCTCGACTTCCTGGCGGACAGCTTCGGCGCCTCGCGCAAGTTCCGTATTTTGGCCGTGATCGACGATTGTTGCAGAGAGAACCTGTGCCTGGTCGCCGATACCAGTATATCGGGCAAGCGTGTTGCCCGTGAACTCGATGCGCTGGTGCGGATCTACGGAAAGCCTGCTTGCATTGTCAGCGACAACGGGACGGAGTTCACCAGCCGGGCCATCCTGAGATGGGCCGACCAGAACGCCATTCCCTGGCACTACATCGACCCCGGCAAGCCGCAGCAGAACGCGTTCATCGAGTCCTTCAACGGAAGCCTGCGCGACGAATTATTAAACGAGGAGATCTTCGACACACTGGACGATGCCCGGCGCAAGTTGGCGCTCTGGCGCTACGACTACAACGCCGTCAGACCGCACTCGTCTCTGGGAAACCAGACGCCGCTCGAAGCGCGCCGGACGCTTGAGCAATTTGAGGGCTCCGCGCCCGGCGCGCTTGCCCACAACAACCGATCCGACTACCAATCTCAAACCTGCAGACTCTCGTTATGA
- a CDS encoding Na/Pi cotransporter family protein, producing MIYFLIDLAGAVALLLWAVRLIRTGVERAFMASLRQFLRRTAGTRISAMAAGTGAAMLLQSSTAVAILTAGFAASGTLAAISGVALVLGADLGSSIVAQILLSPIHVLVPALLVIGVTLFLKSKARRPRQAGRILVGLALVLLSLGLIGEATAPLRESALVNAVLTRLGSDLVSAFVLGALLTWAMHSSIAAVLMFVTFAGQGLLPGPGAAAMVLGANLGGAIIPVMLTLSADPIPRRIMVSNFVLRGGGAMLVLLGLIFYPQALDFLGGTMARRVINLHLVFNLGVAILSLPLIPSVLRLAGAVVADRKEMSPTRISALDQKGLGDPGHALGNAARELLRMGESVFEMLQPALGLFVHWDPEIAARIKRTENEVDRMHYEIKLYVARLNETRLSTEQSRRAMEIAMVANHLEDAGDQISTNLVDLAQRIHERGLTFSEEGLRELTDFHDRVASNARVALNVLMSGEIDDARQLVEEKDRTRAAEAELQAAHLARLRANNSASIETTNIHQETVRALKQINTDMTYVAYPILEQAGDLRATRLTG from the coding sequence ATGATCTATTTCCTGATCGATCTGGCGGGCGCCGTGGCGCTGCTTCTCTGGGCGGTTCGGCTGATCCGCACCGGGGTCGAGCGCGCTTTCATGGCGTCGCTGCGACAGTTCCTGCGCCGCACGGCCGGGACGCGGATCAGCGCGATGGCGGCGGGGACGGGGGCAGCGATGCTGCTGCAAAGTTCGACCGCCGTCGCGATCCTGACTGCAGGTTTTGCCGCGAGCGGAACATTGGCGGCGATCTCTGGCGTGGCGCTCGTGCTGGGCGCCGATCTGGGCTCGTCGATCGTGGCCCAGATCCTGCTCTCGCCGATCCATGTGCTGGTGCCCGCGCTGCTGGTGATCGGGGTGACGCTGTTTCTCAAATCGAAAGCCCGGCGGCCGCGGCAGGCGGGGCGTATCTTGGTGGGGCTGGCGCTGGTGCTGCTCTCGCTCGGTCTGATCGGCGAGGCGACGGCTCCACTGCGCGAAAGCGCGCTCGTCAATGCGGTGCTGACGCGGTTGGGCAGCGATCTGGTCTCGGCCTTCGTCCTCGGGGCGCTGCTGACCTGGGCGATGCATTCCTCGATTGCGGCGGTGCTGATGTTCGTGACCTTCGCCGGGCAGGGCCTGCTGCCGGGGCCGGGCGCTGCGGCGATGGTGCTCGGCGCCAATCTCGGCGGGGCGATCATCCCGGTGATGCTGACCCTCTCGGCCGATCCGATCCCGCGCCGGATCATGGTGTCGAATTTCGTCCTGCGCGGGGGCGGGGCCATGCTTGTGCTGCTCGGCCTGATTTTCTATCCGCAAGCGCTCGACTTCTTGGGTGGCACGATGGCGCGGCGGGTGATCAATCTGCACCTCGTCTTCAACCTCGGCGTCGCAATCCTCTCGCTTCCGCTGATCCCGTCGGTGCTGCGCCTTGCCGGAGCGGTCGTGGCGGACCGCAAGGAGATGTCGCCCACTCGGATCAGCGCCCTCGATCAAAAGGGGCTCGGCGATCCGGGGCATGCGCTCGGCAATGCGGCACGCGAGCTGTTGCGCATGGGCGAGTCGGTCTTCGAGATGCTGCAACCCGCCTTGGGGCTCTTCGTGCATTGGGATCCGGAAATCGCCGCCCGCATCAAGCGCACCGAGAACGAAGTCGACCGGATGCATTACGAGATCAAGCTCTATGTCGCGCGGCTCAACGAGACACGGCTGAGCACCGAGCAATCCCGGCGCGCGATGGAGATCGCGATGGTCGCGAACCATCTCGAGGATGCGGGCGACCAGATCTCGACCAATCTCGTGGATCTCGCGCAGCGTATCCACGAACGCGGCCTGACCTTCTCCGAAGAGGGGCTGCGTGAGCTGACCGATTTCCACGACCGAGTCGCGTCGAATGCGCGGGTTGCGCTGAACGTCCTGATGTCGGGCGAGATCGACGACGCGCGACAGCTCGTGGAGGAAAAAGACCGCACCCGCGCCGCCGAGGCCGAATTGCAGGCCGCACACCTCGCCCGGCTGCGTGCGAATAACAGCGCCTCCATCGAGACCACGAATATCCATCAGGAAACCGTGCGCGCGCTGAAGCAGATCAACACGGACATGACCTATGTCGCCTACCCGATCCTCGAACAGGCGGGCGATCTGCGGGCGACGCGGCTGACCGGGTGA
- a CDS encoding DeoR/GlpR family DNA-binding transcription regulator, translated as MDASAKQEGTRLRKRDRREQILFELKLRPHLRISELAARFGVSTETIRRDFDALEEKGLIDRAHGGASRPHPGHYPTLDERERHQFQERERIGRMAAAQVVAGETLMIDSGSTTQQMARFLAMAGTPCRVITNSLPIAMLLGGSEGADVILAPGNYLPTESAVVGEETLDFLSRHHVDRAVIGATALSLEGVSESIPGFAAVKRAMLAQAQAGMLLILGSKFGIHGFTRAATLGALASVVVDRAPPADLEEALRKNGVDVLLAK; from the coding sequence ATGGACGCGAGCGCGAAACAAGAGGGAACGCGGCTCCGCAAACGCGACCGGCGGGAACAGATCCTGTTCGAGTTGAAGCTGCGCCCGCACTTGCGCATCTCGGAACTCGCGGCGCGGTTCGGGGTCTCGACAGAGACGATCCGGCGAGATTTCGATGCGCTCGAAGAAAAGGGGCTGATCGACCGCGCGCATGGCGGCGCGTCGCGGCCCCATCCTGGCCACTATCCCACGCTGGACGAACGCGAACGCCACCAGTTTCAGGAGCGCGAGCGGATCGGCCGCATGGCCGCCGCGCAGGTCGTCGCTGGCGAGACGCTGATGATCGACTCCGGCTCGACCACGCAGCAGATGGCCAGATTTCTTGCCATGGCAGGAACGCCCTGTCGTGTGATCACCAATTCCCTGCCCATCGCCATGCTTCTCGGTGGTAGCGAGGGGGCGGACGTGATCCTCGCGCCGGGGAATTACCTGCCCACGGAGTCGGCGGTCGTGGGCGAAGAAACGCTCGACTTCCTGTCACGCCATCACGTCGACCGGGCGGTGATCGGCGCCACGGCGCTTTCGCTCGAGGGCGTGTCCGAGTCCATTCCGGGCTTCGCTGCGGTCAAACGCGCGATGCTCGCGCAGGCGCAGGCGGGGATGCTGCTGATCCTCGGCTCGAAATTCGGCATTCATGGTTTCACGCGCGCCGCGACGCTCGGGGCGCTGGCCTCGGTGGTGGTGGACCGCGCACCGCCCGCCGATCTGGAAGAGGCGCTGCGAAAGAACGGCGTGGACGTGCTGCTCGCGAAGTGA
- a CDS encoding PAS domain S-box protein: MAAIVESSEDAIVTKDLNSIILSWNRGAENLFGYTAEEAIGRPITIIFPGDRMDEEVDFIARLRRGERIANYETVRQRKDGSPVPVSLTVSPVRDAEGHVVGASKIARDITLQHQLAEQQRLLLSEMRHRVGNAFAVAASLIAVAARQAESVEQLSSEMRCRLHAIASLNSMTVNDPSGDEAEGMPLSYLVSTILKPFSEGATVHTSLPDIQVRPAAITPLTLVLFELATNSVKYGGLSRDGHGLEINAEIEDGRFGLTWKEPGITEAGSGQVESKGFGTSLCRLTVSTSLGGSFSREFTPEGLVATLDLDLAAVSEMW, from the coding sequence TTGGCTGCTATCGTTGAAAGCTCGGAAGATGCGATCGTCACCAAGGACCTCAACAGCATCATCCTGAGCTGGAACCGCGGCGCGGAGAACCTGTTTGGCTACACTGCGGAAGAAGCCATTGGCCGGCCGATCACGATCATCTTTCCCGGCGACCGGATGGACGAGGAGGTCGACTTCATCGCCCGCCTGCGGCGCGGCGAGCGGATCGCGAATTACGAAACGGTCCGTCAACGCAAAGACGGAAGCCCTGTCCCGGTGTCGCTGACCGTCTCGCCCGTGCGCGATGCCGAGGGACATGTCGTCGGCGCATCTAAGATCGCGCGCGACATCACCTTGCAGCACCAACTGGCAGAGCAGCAGCGGCTGCTCCTGTCAGAGATGCGCCACAGGGTCGGGAACGCCTTCGCCGTCGCGGCCTCCCTGATTGCCGTGGCCGCGCGACAGGCGGAAAGCGTCGAGCAGCTCAGTTCCGAAATGCGCTGCCGTCTCCACGCCATCGCGTCGCTCAACTCGATGACGGTGAACGACCCATCCGGCGACGAAGCGGAAGGCATGCCGCTCTCCTATCTCGTGAGCACCATCCTGAAACCTTTCAGCGAAGGGGCGACGGTCCATACCTCGCTTCCCGATATTCAGGTGCGACCCGCCGCGATCACGCCACTGACGCTCGTTCTGTTCGAACTCGCGACGAACTCGGTGAAGTACGGTGGCCTTTCGCGGGACGGCCACGGCCTCGAGATAAACGCCGAGATAGAAGACGGGCGCTTCGGGCTCACGTGGAAAGAACCCGGCATCACCGAAGCGGGGTCGGGCCAAGTAGAAAGCAAGGGGTTTGGCACGTCCCTGTGCCGGCTCACCGTATCAACCTCGCTCGGAGGTAGCTTCTCGCGCGAATTCACGCCAGAGGGTCTGGTCGCGACCTTGGACCTCGATCTGGCCGCCGTATCGGAAATGTGGTGA